A stretch of Aythya fuligula isolate bAytFul2 chromosome 1, bAytFul2.pri, whole genome shotgun sequence DNA encodes these proteins:
- the CCDC77 gene encoding coiled-coil domain-containing protein 77 produces the protein MSAADRCAGTSPRSARLATPHVSSRHASSQPQNQEDSTPLPSINERLAFLRPSRELLEYYRKKIADFDEEHEDLVKRLERYKETYDEQHKLQWEVRQREEEIAELQKALSDMQVYLFQEREHVLRLYSENDRLKIRELEDRKKIQHLLALVGTDKGEVTYFHKEPPHKVTVLQRPDKSRDPHEGYDASRTGTKRSSSKRAAKGEKPESPERYQRDNQTLLLQVEALQAQLEEQTRLSKEQLEALLEDRRIHMEEAQVQHQRDQDKIKTLTDKLHKTQNLLYESTRDFLQLKFDARANEKAWMAEKDSLLRKLDKDPDQLISRESEKEKKQRDTKKMPQTGHEAWKLHSREIKSMQEQLMQEQQLSNMYREQCITLESELARIREEGDVGRELFKERSEKMGKRLKLMTQRYEALEKRRNLEVEGFNNDIKQLRQKLKDVEKQLFKVTLTLGPDQDLEVLREVRQGNRLTRKIQGELKNLKAKIYGLENELRVC, from the exons ATGAGCGCCGCGGATCGCTGTGCCGGCACCTCGCCGCGCTCCGCAAG GCTGGCAACGCCCCATGTCTCATCCAGACACGCTAGTTCTCAGCCTCAGAACCAGGAGGACTCTACTCCTCTCCCGTCCATCAACGAGCGCCTGGCCTTCCTCCGCCCTTCCCGGGAGCTGCTGGAATACTACCGCAAGAAGATTGCTGACTTCGACGAGGAGCATGAGGATTTGGTAAAAAGGCTGGAGAGATACAAAGAAACATACGATGAGCAG CACAAACTGCAGTGGGAAGTCCGTCAGCGAGAAGAGGAAATTGCGGAGTTGCAAAAGGCTTTGAGTGACATGCAAGTCTACCTCTTCCAGGAGAGGGAACATGTCCTCCGCCTTTACTCAGAGAACGACCGGCTGAAAATCAG GGAACTGGaggataggaaaaaaattcaGCACCTCCTGGCTTTAGTGGGAACAGACAAAGGAGAAGTAACGTATTTTCACAAGGAGCCACCACATAAG GTTACTGTTCTGCAAAGGCCAGATAAATCCAGAGATCCACATGAAGGATATGATGCTTCTAGAACAG GCACCAAGAGGAGCTCTTCAAAACGAGCAGCAAAAGGAGAGAAACCAGAAAGTCCTGAGAGGTATCAGAGGGACAACCAAACACTCCTACTTCAG GTGGAGGCCCTGCAAGCTCAGCTAGAAGAACAGACGCGATTATCCAAGGAACAGCTTGAGGCATTACTAGAGGACAGGCGGATTCATATGGAGGAAGCCCAGGTCCAGCATCAGAGGGACCAGGACAAGATTAAAACTTTAACAGATAA ACTCCATAAGACTCAGAATCTCTTATATGAGAGTACCCGTGACTTTCTCCAGCTCAAGTTTGATGCCCGAGCCAATGAGAAAGCATGGATGGCAGAGAAAGACAGTCTGTTGAGGAAACTTGACAAAGATCCAGATCAACTTATCAGCAGGGagtcagaaaaagagaagaagcagagaGATACCAAGAAGATGCCTCAAACAGGTCATGAAGCTTGGAAACTCCACAGTAGAGAAATAAAG TCAATGCAAGAGCAACTgatgcaggagcagcagctctcaaaCATGTACAGAGAGCAGTGTATCACCCTGGAAAGTGAGCTGGCTAGGATTCGTGAGGAGGGAGATGTTGGCAGAGAACTCTTTAAG GAACGCTCAGAAAAGATGGGGAAGCGCCTGAAGCTGATGACTCAGCGATATGAGGCTTTGGAAAAACGGCGTAACTTAGAAGTGGAAGGCTTTAATAATGACATTAAACAGCTTCGACAGAAGCTGAAAGACGTAGAGAAGCAGCTGTTTAAG gtGACTCTGACTCTTGGGCCAGACCAGGATCTTGAAGTCCTCCGTGAGGTCCGTCAAGGAAACAGGCTAACCCGTAAAATTCAAGGAGAACTAAaaaacttaaaagcaaaaatctatGGCTTAGAGAATGAACTGCGGGTCTGCTGA